In a single window of the Elaeis guineensis isolate ETL-2024a chromosome 8, EG11, whole genome shotgun sequence genome:
- the LOC105049997 gene encoding cellulose synthase-like protein E6 isoform X2, whose product MAYNYPPEKLSVYLSDDAGSVLTFYSLWEASHFAKHWIPFCKKYNVEPRSPAAYFSKLCDPHDACSPTEWSSMKNLYEEMANRIDSVVMLGKIPEELGANKGFSEWSSGMTSRNHPPIVQILIDGRDQGLIDRDGNALPTLVYVAREKRPQHHHNFKAGAMNALIRASSEISNSPIILNVDCDMYSNNSESIRHALCFFLDEENGHDIGFVQYPQLFHNITKNDLYDNSLNVITQVDHPGLDSWGGTLYIGTGCFHRRETLSGRKYGKDYKEDWKRGVERKTTSSACMLEERAKSLVTCTYEHNTQWGQEIGLKYDCAVEDVITGLLIQCRGWKSVFINLQRKAFLGVAPTTLAESLVQYKRWSEGNFQIVLSKYCPFILGRGKIKLGLQMGYCIYGLWAPNSLPTLYYLVIPSLCLLKGISLFPKITSPWFVPFAYVTIGKHVYGLVESLQCGNTLAGWWNSQRMWIFRRTTSFLYGIIATILKLLGISKMGFIITAKVSDGDASKRYEQEVMEFGSSSSMFVIIAAIAMLNLFCLVGGLRKLVVDGRIMGLEPLFIQILLCGLVVAIHLPVYEALFIRKDKGSLPLSVTFLSLGFAMLASLLTIV is encoded by the exons ATGGCTTACAATTATCCGCCCGAGAAGCTAAGTGTCTACCTCTCTGATGATGCTGGGTCTGTTCTGACCTTCTACTCCCTTTGGGAAGCATCTCACTTTGCAAAGCATTGGATTCCATTTTGTAAGAAATATAATGTGGAGCCACGTTCGCCAGCTGCCTATTTTTCCAAATTATGTGACCCCCACGATGCATGCAGCCCCACTGAATGGTCTTCTATGAAG AATTTATATGAAGAAATGGCAAATCGCATCGATTCAGTGGTAATGCTTGGCAAGATCCCTGAAGAACTCGGTGCAAATAAAGGATTTTCTGAATGGAGTTCAGGGATGACTTCACGGAATCATCCACCCATTGTTCAG ATCTTGATTGATGGGAGAGACCAAGGTTTAATAGACAGAGATGGAAATGCATTACCAACATTGGTGTACGTGGCTCGAGAGAAGAGACCTCAACATCATCATAACTTCAAAGCAGGGGCTATGAACGCATTG ATAAGGGCATCATCAGAGATAAGCAACAGTCCGATCATCCTTAACGTGGACTGCGACATGTACTCGAACAACTCGGAGTCCATCAGACATGCATTGTGCTTCTTCCTGGATGAAGAGAATGGCCACGACATTGGCTTTGTtcaatatccccagctctttcaTAATATCACCAAGAATGATCTCTATGACAATTCCCTTAATGTGATCACTCAG GTGGACCACCCTGGCTTGGATAGTTGGGGAGGAACTCTCTATATTGGCACTGGATGCTTCCACAGAAGAGAGACCCTTAGTGGGAGGAAGTATGGCAAGGACTACAAGGAAGATTGGAAGAGAGGCGTTGAGAGGAAAACGACTAGCAGTGCTTGTATGCTGGAAGAGAGAGCAAAGTCTCTTGTCACCTGCACCTATGAGCACAACACCCAATGGGGACAAGag ATTGGGCTGAAGTATGACTGTGCTGTGGAGGATGTCATCACAGGCCTATTAATTCAATGTAGGGGGTGGAAGTCCGTCTTCATCAATCTTCAAAGGAAAGCCTTTCTAGGTGTTGCTCCCACAACACTAGCAGAATCGTTGGTGCAGTACAAAAGATGGAGTGAGGGGAATTTCCAAATCGTTCTTTCCAAGTACTGCCCCTTCATACTTGGTCGTGGCAAAATCAAGCTAGGACTCCAGATGGGTTATTGCATTTATGGTTTGTGGGCTCCAAACTCACTCCCTACGCTCTATTACCTTGTGATCCCTTCCCTTTGCCTCCTCAAAGGCATCTCCTTATTCCCAAAG ATCACAAGCCCATGGTTCGTGCCCTTCGCCTATGTCACCATTGGTAAACATGTGTATGGGCTCGTCGAGTCACTGCAATGTGGTAACACATTGGCTGGATGGTGGAACTCTCAAAGGATGTGGATATTTAGGAGGACCACCTCATTCCTTTATGGCATCATTGCTACCATCTTAAAGTTGCTGGGGATTTCTAAGATGGGTTTCATAATCACAGCAAAAGTGTCTGATGGGGATGCCTCTAAAAGGTACGAGCAGGAGGTCATGGAATTCGGGTCATCATCCTCAATGTTTGTTATCATAGCAGCAATTGCAATGCTGAATCTTTTCTGCTTGGTGGGGGGACTCCGAAAGCTGGTGGTAGATGGGAGAATTATGGGTCTTGAGCCATTATTCATTCAAATTCTTCTATGTGGGCTGGTCGTAGCCATCCATTTGCCCGTTTATGAAGCTCTTTTCATACGAAAGGATAAAGGCAGCCTACCCCTCTCCGTCACATTTCTCTCACTTGGTTTTGCGATGCTGGCATCGCTACTAACTATAGTATAA